The proteins below are encoded in one region of Rhododendron vialii isolate Sample 1 chromosome 7a, ASM3025357v1:
- the LOC131333700 gene encoding inositol-tetrakisphosphate 1-kinase 1: MAEPISRFRIGYALAPKKKYSFIQPSLVDLASQRGIDLIPIDVDRPLADQGPFDCVLHKMCGEDWKNQLKDYAAGNPATRVIDSPDDIERLHNRISMLDVVGELELNLETARTESFGIPKQVVIHNEETLMNPDLWTEGLKFPVIAKPLVADGSAKSHKMSLVYNREGLSKLKPSIVLQEFVNHGGVIFKVYVVGDYVKCVKRNSLPDVSEEKVMSLESSLCFSQISNLPSHDKSDEVKYCTSNLLEEAEMPPSRLITDIALGLRKATKLHLFNFDVIRDIRVGNRYLVIDINYFPGYAKMPSYETVLTDFFCDMLGKKEKD; the protein is encoded by the coding sequence ATGGCGGAACCCATAAGCAGATTCAGAATCGGCTACGCGCTCGCACCGAAGAAGAAATATAGCTTCATCCAGCCTTCCCTGGTGGACCTCGCAAGCCAGCGCGGCATCGATCTCATCCCGATCGACGTCGACAGGCCCCTAGCCGATCAGGGCCCGTTCGACTGCGTCCTGCACAAGATGTGCGGCGAGGACTGGAAGAACCAGCTCAAGGACTACGCGGCGGGGAACCCCGCCACGCGGGTCATTGACTCGCCGGACGACATCGAGCGGCTGCACAACCGGATCTCGATGCTCGACGTGGTGGGGGAGCTGGAGTTGAATTTAGAGACCGCCAGGACGGAGTCCTTCGGGATCCCGAAGCAGGTAGTTATACATAACGAGGAGACTCTGATGAATCCGGATTTGTGGACCGAGGGTTTGAAATTTCCCGTCATTGCGAAACCCTTGGTTGCCGATGGGAGCGCGAAGTCGCACAAGATGTCGCTGGTGTACAACCGAGAGGGTTTGAGCAAGCTGAAGCCCTCGATCGTGCTGCAGGAATTCGTGAACCACGGCGGCGTGATATTCAAGGTGTACGTCGTCGGGGACTACGTCAAGTGCGTGAAGAGGAATTCCCTGCCGGACGTGTCGGAGGAGAAGGTCATGAGCCTTGAGAGCTCTTTGTGTTTTTCGCAGATCTCGAATCTGCCTTCACATGACAAGAGCGACGAGGTTAAGTATTGCACGTCGAATTTGTTGGAGGAGGCGGAGATGCCTCCGTCGCGTCTTATCACTGATATTGCTCTCGGGTTGCGAAAGGCGACCAAACTGCATCTTTTTAACTTCGATGTTATTAGGGATATTAGGGTTGGGAATAGGTACTTGGTAATTGACATAAACTACTTCCCCGGGTACGCAAAAATGCCGTCGTACGAGACTGTTTTGACGGACTTTTTCTGCGATATGTTggggaagaaagagaaagattgA